Proteins encoded within one genomic window of Trichoderma asperellum chromosome 2, complete sequence:
- a CDS encoding uncharacterized protein (BUSCO:EOG092D4E28), translated as MNSLRVARVALRARPSAMRVAFQRRGYAEAVPDKIKLSLALPHQSIYKSQDVVQVNIPAESGDMGILANHVPSIEQLKAGVVEVIEEGGAAKQFFLSGGFASVQPNSVLSINAPEAYPLEDFSADAIRAGIAEAQKVASGNGSEQDIAEAKIELEVLETLAAHVK; from the exons ATGAACTCCCTCCGTGTTGCCCGTGTGGCTCTCCGAGCTCGCCCTTCAGCCATGCGAGTGGCCTTCCAGCGGAGAGGATACGCTGAGGCCGTCCCCGACAAG ATCAAGCTGAGCTTGGCCCTGCCTCACCAG TCCATCTACAAGTCCCAGGATGTCGTCCAGGTCAACATTCCCGCCGAGTCCGGTGACATGGGTATCCTCGCCAACCACGTCCCTTCCATCGAGCAGCTCAAGGCCGGCGTGGTCGAGGTTATCGAGGAGGGTGGCGCCGCCAAGCAGTTCTTCC TGTCTGGTGGCTTTGCCTCTGTCCAGCCCAACTCCGTCCTGAGCATCAACGCCCCCGAGGCTTACCCCCTGGAGGACTTCAGCGCTGACGCTATCCGTGCTGGTATCGCCGAGGCCCAGAAGGTCGCCAGCGGCAATGGAAGCGAGCAGGATATCGCTGAGGCCAAGATCGAGCTGGAG GTTCTCGAGACCCTTGCTGCCCATGTCAAATAA